The following coding sequences are from one Paenibacillus stellifer window:
- a CDS encoding ring-cleaving dioxygenase yields MKLQTAGIHHITAFVQDAQRNADFYAGILGLRLVKKTINFDAPEVYHLYFGNEAGAPGTIITFFPSPVGRKGRIGSGQVGVTVYAIPVGSLSFWEERLNAYDIPVTKIQRIGETYLSLADYDGLRVELVEREEGPQSTWSFGGVPVEHAIKGFGGAVLYSAAPASTVDTLVHTLGFERVADEDGYVRLRSEGPLGNVVDIKIDPLPLGAGGSGTVHHIAWRAKDDAEQLEWQDFVASRGFHPTPVQDRQYFNAIYFRESGGILFEIATDPPGFANDEEPDKLGQKLMLPSWYEPHRAAIEGNLAPFTVRELEVKRQ; encoded by the coding sequence ATGAAACTTCAAACGGCTGGCATTCATCATATTACGGCGTTCGTACAGGACGCGCAGCGCAATGCGGACTTCTATGCAGGCATTCTGGGACTTCGTCTGGTGAAAAAAACAATCAACTTCGACGCTCCCGAAGTCTATCATCTGTATTTCGGCAATGAGGCAGGAGCGCCTGGCACTATCATTACCTTCTTCCCGTCTCCTGTGGGCCGGAAGGGCCGGATCGGCAGCGGACAGGTTGGCGTAACGGTGTATGCTATCCCTGTCGGCTCGCTCTCCTTCTGGGAGGAACGCCTGAACGCTTACGATATTCCGGTTACGAAAATTCAGCGGATCGGCGAGACGTATTTGTCGCTGGCCGATTATGACGGCTTGCGTGTTGAACTGGTTGAACGGGAGGAAGGTCCGCAGAGCACCTGGTCGTTCGGCGGCGTTCCGGTCGAGCATGCCATCAAGGGCTTCGGCGGGGCCGTACTGTACAGCGCCGCTCCTGCGAGCACCGTGGATACGCTCGTGCATACGCTTGGCTTTGAACGCGTAGCTGACGAAGACGGGTATGTGCGACTGCGGTCAGAAGGTCCTCTGGGCAATGTCGTCGATATCAAAATCGATCCGCTGCCGCTGGGCGCCGGCGGAAGCGGCACTGTGCATCATATCGCCTGGCGGGCGAAGGATGACGCGGAGCAGCTGGAATGGCAGGATTTCGTGGCAAGCCGCGGCTTCCATCCTACACCGGTTCAAGACCGCCAGTACTTTAACGCCATCTACTTCCGCGAATCGGGCGGCATTCTGTTCGAAATCGCGACCGATCCGCCCGGATTCGCCAATGACGAAGAGCCGGATAAGCTCGGTCAGAAGCTTATGCTCCCGTCCTGGTATGAGCCGCACCGCGCGGCAATCGAGGGCAATCTGGCACCCTTTACGGTGCGTGAGCTGGAGGTGAAGCGTCAATGA
- a CDS encoding putative bifunctional diguanylate cyclase/phosphodiesterase has protein sequence MIPTGFFFYIAVETGLRNRTTLNRLSSGLFYIIMVFFLADALVNLIPAEFAPAVTIWMKLVPALLMMSISIHLTMRMTDRLDHWPKARVGLFGYGPAFCALFLIMPSSYVYVDVTQRGPWTDVMPSPAAFNAVMISAVYTFGACLYFLYQGMTYVKRSGLTQKRKQLRLLLQAYLYGGISGIGLASFNPYFMTSESFSMPEPSTLGLILFAFMIRYGMVRYELLPSIERKYKVLYDRSPMAIVLLNRYGRIIEANSAALSLFGLREGDLLHKKFERLAPPYDKDGLLAGTDKETVRITSVSGRKPRILQTEHESIESGGEPFEYVLIRDITDYIKAEERIIYMAYHDPLTGLGNRRKFQEVLSDLLRAGEQDGETVSLIHIDLDYFKDLNDARGHHVGDLLLQHVGNVLSRSAASASIISRLGGDEFALLFKGAHQEIAEETCEAIIKGLKEPFIYMQESFTVSASIGICQSRPYGSSPEQLLQYADLALYEAKRHGRGQYRVFTEEIKLRQEHGLLLGKQMNAALRDNRFRLYFQPQIDLATGGIWGVEALVRWIQPDGSALPPSIFIPYAEESGLIVPLGRRVLEQACMTGSSWLQAGREELVISVNVSNKELAAGDYLENLKAILAETGYPPRLLQLEVTESSNMVQREQQLRQFRELADMGIQLAMDDFGTGYSTFSVIQSLPFQVFKIDKSMTDGIDGDSKARSIVQAMIVMAHSLNQQVVAEGVETAGQAEVLRSLGCDAVQGYYFSRPLPLDMLLDWMDSREKGTA, from the coding sequence TGCGGTCGAAACCGGCCTTCGCAACCGCACGACGCTGAACCGGCTTTCTTCCGGATTGTTTTACATAATCATGGTGTTCTTTCTGGCTGATGCGCTGGTCAATCTGATTCCTGCCGAATTTGCCCCGGCCGTAACGATCTGGATGAAGCTGGTCCCGGCCTTATTGATGATGTCAATTTCGATACATCTCACTATGCGAATGACGGACCGTCTTGATCATTGGCCAAAGGCACGGGTCGGATTGTTCGGTTATGGGCCTGCTTTTTGCGCCTTATTTCTAATCATGCCCTCCTCCTATGTGTATGTCGACGTCACGCAAAGGGGGCCGTGGACCGATGTGATGCCAAGCCCCGCAGCATTCAATGCCGTGATGATATCGGCGGTCTATACGTTTGGCGCCTGCCTCTACTTTCTCTATCAGGGCATGACCTATGTAAAACGAAGCGGGCTAACGCAAAAACGCAAACAGCTGCGTCTGCTTCTGCAGGCATATCTCTACGGCGGGATCTCCGGCATAGGGCTCGCCAGCTTCAACCCTTATTTTATGACCTCTGAAAGCTTCAGCATGCCTGAGCCCAGCACGCTTGGCCTGATTCTGTTCGCCTTCATGATCCGTTACGGGATGGTCCGCTACGAGCTTCTGCCTTCCATCGAACGAAAATATAAGGTACTGTACGACCGCTCCCCCATGGCCATCGTGCTGCTGAACCGGTACGGGCGGATTATCGAGGCCAATTCCGCCGCGCTGTCGCTGTTCGGACTGCGGGAGGGCGACCTTTTGCACAAGAAATTTGAACGGCTGGCCCCTCCTTACGACAAAGACGGACTCCTAGCGGGCACGGATAAAGAGACTGTCCGGATAACCTCGGTATCCGGCAGAAAGCCCCGAATTCTCCAGACTGAACATGAAAGCATCGAGTCGGGCGGGGAGCCCTTTGAATATGTATTGATACGGGACATTACAGACTATATCAAGGCGGAAGAGCGCATTATCTATATGGCCTACCATGATCCGCTGACCGGCCTTGGCAACCGCAGAAAGTTTCAGGAAGTGCTATCGGATCTGCTGCGGGCGGGAGAGCAGGACGGAGAGACCGTCAGTCTGATCCATATTGATCTCGATTATTTCAAAGACCTGAACGATGCCCGGGGACATCATGTCGGCGACCTGCTGCTTCAGCATGTCGGAAATGTGCTGTCTCGGAGTGCCGCATCGGCCAGCATCATATCCCGATTGGGCGGAGATGAATTCGCGCTGCTGTTCAAAGGAGCTCACCAGGAAATCGCCGAAGAGACCTGCGAAGCCATTATTAAGGGTCTGAAAGAGCCTTTTATTTATATGCAGGAGTCTTTTACCGTGTCGGCCAGTATCGGGATTTGCCAGTCCCGGCCGTACGGCTCGAGCCCGGAGCAGCTGCTGCAGTACGCCGATCTGGCGCTTTATGAGGCCAAGCGGCATGGCCGCGGGCAATACCGCGTGTTCACAGAGGAAATCAAGCTTAGACAGGAACACGGTCTGCTGCTCGGCAAGCAGATGAATGCCGCTCTGAGGGACAACCGGTTCAGACTGTATTTTCAGCCTCAGATCGACTTGGCAACCGGAGGAATTTGGGGCGTGGAAGCCCTGGTCCGCTGGATTCAGCCTGACGGATCGGCCCTTCCTCCCTCCATATTCATTCCCTATGCAGAGGAATCGGGACTTATCGTGCCGCTCGGACGGCGGGTTCTGGAGCAGGCCTGCATGACGGGAAGCTCCTGGCTTCAGGCGGGGAGAGAAGAGCTCGTGATCTCTGTCAATGTGTCCAATAAAGAGCTGGCGGCCGGCGATTATCTGGAGAACCTTAAGGCCATCCTCGCCGAAACCGGGTATCCTCCCCGGCTCCTGCAGCTGGAAGTGACAGAGAGCTCCAACATGGTCCAGAGAGAGCAGCAGCTGCGACAGTTCCGCGAGTTGGCCGACATGGGCATTCAGCTGGCGATGGATGACTTCGGCACCGGCTATTCAACCTTCTCAGTTATTCAAAGCCTGCCGTTCCAGGTATTTAAAATCGACAAGTCCATGACTGACGGGATTGACGGCGATTCCAAGGCCCGCAGCATTGTCCAGGCGATGATTGTGATGGCCCACAGCCTGAACCAGCAGGTTGTCGCCGAGGGCGTGGAGACCGCCGGCCAGGCCGAAGTTCTTCGGTCATTGGGCTGTGATGCCGTGCAGGGGTATTACTTCAGCCGGCCGCTGCCGTTGGATATGCTGCTGGACTGGATGGACTCCAGGGAAAAAGGGACGGCTTGA
- a CDS encoding alpha/beta hydrolase — MIHIFKPGSDASKPVLVLFHGTGGNERDLLPLGEMLSPGSALLGIRGNVSENGMPRFFRRLAEGVFDEEDLVFRTHEVKQFLDEAVAKYNLDASELIAVGYSNGANIAGSLLMHYGSLFSSAVLLHPMVPLRGMDLPSLEGTPVFIGAGLNDPLLRKEETEELQGLLEGAGAEVTVHWGNQGHRLSAAEAEAARLWLERRNS; from the coding sequence ATGATTCATATCTTTAAGCCTGGAAGCGATGCTTCGAAGCCGGTTCTGGTTCTGTTCCACGGAACGGGCGGCAATGAGCGGGACCTGCTCCCGCTCGGGGAGATGCTGTCTCCGGGATCGGCTCTTCTGGGGATTCGGGGCAATGTGTCGGAGAATGGCATGCCCCGCTTCTTCCGCCGGCTGGCGGAGGGGGTGTTCGATGAGGAGGATCTCGTCTTCCGGACGCATGAAGTAAAGCAGTTTCTGGATGAGGCTGTTGCCAAGTATAATCTGGATGCTTCCGAGCTGATTGCTGTCGGCTACTCCAATGGAGCCAATATCGCGGGCAGTCTGCTGATGCATTACGGCAGTCTCTTCTCATCGGCGGTGCTGCTGCACCCGATGGTTCCGCTGCGCGGCATGGACCTCCCTTCCCTTGAAGGGACGCCGGTCTTCATCGGCGCCGGCCTCAATGATCCGTTGCTCCGTAAGGAGGAGACGGAGGAGCTTCAGGGACTTCTCGAAGGAGCGGGCGCGGAAGTAACCGTTCACTGGGGCAATCAGGGGCATCGGCTGAGCGCCGCCGAAGCGGAAGCGGCCCGGCTGTGGCTGGAGCGCCGGAACAGCTGA